A genomic segment from Paenibacillus sp. FSL K6-1096 encodes:
- the rpsG gene encoding 30S ribosomal protein S7, with protein sequence MPRKGPVTKRDVLPDPLYNSKLVTRLINRIMLGGKRGVAQSILYNSFKLIQERTGKEPMEVFEAAIKNIMPVLEVKARRVGGANYQVPIEVKPERRTALGLRWLVNYSRNRGEKTMEERLAAEIIDASNNTGASVKKREDTHKMAEANKAFAHYRW encoded by the coding sequence ATGCCACGCAAAGGTCCAGTTACGAAGAGAGATGTATTACCAGATCCATTGTATAATAGCAAGTTGGTTACCCGTTTGATCAACCGTATTATGCTGGGTGGTAAAAGAGGTGTCGCTCAAAGCATTTTGTACAATTCATTCAAGTTGATTCAAGAACGTACAGGTAAAGAGCCGATGGAAGTATTTGAAGCTGCCATCAAGAACATCATGCCTGTATTGGAAGTTAAAGCCCGCCGTGTCGGCGGTGCCAACTACCAAGTGCCGATCGAGGTTAAACCTGAAAGACGTACTGCTTTGGGATTACGCTGGCTCGTGAACTACTCACGCAACCGCGGTGAGAAGACTATGGAAGAGCGTTTGGCGGCTGAGATTATCGATGCTTCCAACAACACAGGCGCTTCTGTCAAGAAACGTGAAGACACACACAAAATGGCTGAAGCGAACAAAGCGTTTGCTCACTACCGTTGGTAG
- the fusA gene encoding elongation factor G, translating into MAREFSLKNTRNIGIMAHIDAGKTTTTERILFYTGRTHKIGEVHEGAATMDWMEQEQERGITITSAATTASWKGHRINIIDTPGHVDFTVEVERSLRVLDGAVGVFSAKEGVEPQSETVWRQADRYGVPRIAYVNKMDIIGADFLNVVKDMRDRLQANSVAIQLPIGAENDFTGIIDLVEQKAHIFKDDLGQNIEVTEIPAEFLEQVEELRLELIEKVAELDEDLTMKYLEGEEITVDEIKAALRKGVCEVKIFPVICGSSYRNKGVQLMLDAVVDYLPSPLDVPSIQGHLEDGSEIERHSSDEEPFAALAFKIMTDPYVGKLTFFRVYSGILESGSYVVNATKGKRERIGRILQMHANSRQEISIVYAGDIAAAVGLKDTSTGDTLCDEKNPVILESMNFPDPVIEIAVEPKTKADQDKMGVALGKLTEEDPTLRAHTDEETGQTILAGMGELHLDIIIDRMRREFKVETNVGKPQVAYRETFKAPARVEGKFVRQSGGRGQYGHVWVEFEPLDPGTGSQFDSKVVGGSVPREYIAPALAGIEEQMKNGVLAGFPLVDVKATIVDGSYHDVDSNEMAFKIAGSMALKAAKDKCKPVLLEPIMKVEVTVPEEYMGDVMGMLNSRRGRIEGMDSRGGAQIIRAKVPLSEMFGYSTTLRSGTQGRGVFSMELSHYEEVPKTIAEEIVSKNKGGE; encoded by the coding sequence ATGGCAAGAGAGTTCTCCTTAAAAAATACACGTAATATCGGGATCATGGCGCATATTGATGCTGGTAAGACAACTACTACGGAGCGTATTCTTTTCTACACAGGCCGCACGCACAAGATCGGTGAAGTTCACGAGGGTGCTGCTACAATGGACTGGATGGAACAAGAGCAAGAGCGCGGAATCACCATTACATCCGCTGCAACAACTGCTTCCTGGAAGGGTCACCGCATCAATATCATTGATACCCCAGGGCACGTTGACTTCACTGTTGAAGTTGAACGTTCCCTGCGTGTATTGGATGGGGCAGTTGGTGTATTTAGTGCGAAAGAGGGCGTTGAGCCTCAGTCTGAAACCGTATGGAGACAGGCTGACCGTTACGGCGTTCCCCGGATTGCATATGTAAACAAGATGGATATCATCGGTGCCGACTTCCTTAACGTAGTTAAGGATATGCGTGATCGTCTTCAAGCCAACTCGGTTGCTATTCAGCTGCCGATCGGTGCAGAGAACGACTTCACAGGCATCATTGACCTGGTTGAGCAGAAAGCTCACATCTTCAAGGATGATCTGGGTCAGAACATCGAGGTAACAGAGATTCCTGCGGAATTCCTGGAGCAAGTTGAGGAGCTGCGTCTCGAGCTGATCGAGAAGGTTGCTGAACTCGACGAGGACCTCACTATGAAGTACCTGGAAGGCGAAGAAATTACAGTAGACGAGATCAAGGCTGCACTGCGCAAAGGCGTATGTGAAGTTAAAATCTTCCCTGTAATCTGCGGCTCTTCCTACCGTAACAAAGGGGTTCAGCTGATGCTGGACGCAGTCGTTGATTACCTGCCATCCCCGCTTGATGTACCGTCGATTCAAGGTCACCTTGAAGATGGTTCGGAAATTGAGCGTCACTCTTCCGATGAAGAGCCGTTCGCAGCGCTGGCATTCAAAATCATGACAGACCCTTATGTTGGTAAGCTCACGTTCTTCCGTGTATACTCCGGTATCCTGGAATCCGGTTCATATGTAGTGAATGCTACTAAGGGCAAACGTGAACGTATCGGCCGTATCCTGCAGATGCATGCGAACAGCCGTCAAGAAATCTCCATCGTATACGCTGGTGATATCGCGGCAGCTGTTGGTCTGAAGGACACAAGCACTGGTGATACACTTTGCGACGAGAAGAACCCGGTAATCCTGGAATCCATGAACTTCCCTGATCCGGTTATCGAAATCGCGGTTGAGCCAAAAACCAAAGCTGACCAAGATAAAATGGGCGTTGCTCTCGGCAAGCTGACTGAAGAGGATCCAACTCTTCGTGCGCACACCGATGAAGAAACTGGCCAAACGATCCTGGCAGGTATGGGTGAGCTTCACCTGGATATTATCATCGACCGTATGCGCCGCGAATTCAAGGTAGAGACCAACGTGGGTAAACCACAGGTTGCTTACCGTGAGACATTCAAAGCTCCAGCACGCGTCGAAGGTAAATTCGTTCGCCAATCCGGCGGTCGCGGTCAGTACGGTCACGTATGGGTTGAATTCGAACCCCTCGATCCAGGTACTGGCAGCCAGTTCGACAGCAAGGTTGTTGGTGGTTCTGTACCTAGAGAATACATCGCTCCTGCGCTGGCCGGTATTGAAGAGCAAATGAAAAACGGCGTTCTTGCAGGCTTCCCGCTTGTAGACGTTAAGGCTACCATCGTAGATGGTTCCTACCATGATGTTGACTCCAACGAAATGGCGTTCAAGATTGCCGGTTCTATGGCACTCAAAGCTGCCAAGGACAAGTGTAAGCCTGTTCTGCTGGAGCCAATCATGAAAGTGGAAGTAACTGTTCCTGAGGAATACATGGGCGATGTAATGGGTATGCTGAACTCCCGCCGCGGCCGTATCGAAGGTATGGACTCCCGTGGTGGTGCGCAGATTATCCGTGCAAAGGTACCTCTTTCCGAAATGTTCGGTTATTCCACAACACTTCGTTCCGGTACTCAAGGACGCGGCGTATTCTCGATGGAGCTTTCGCACTACGAAGAAGTGCCTAAGACCATTGCAGAAGAAATCGTATCCAAGAACAAGGGCGGAGAATAA
- the rpsL gene encoding 30S ribosomal protein S12, translating to MPTINQLVRKGRQAKIEKSKSPALQKGFNALKREATNLSAPQKRGVCTRVGTMTPRKPNSALRKYARVRLTNRLEVTAYIPGIGHNLQEHSVVLLRGGKVKDLAGVRYHIVRGALDTAGVANRMQARSKYGAKRPKAKK from the coding sequence ATGCCAACTATCAACCAATTGGTTCGCAAAGGCCGTCAAGCCAAAATCGAAAAATCCAAATCTCCCGCTCTTCAAAAGGGGTTCAACGCCCTCAAGCGTGAGGCTACAAATTTGAGCGCCCCGCAGAAACGCGGTGTGTGCACTCGTGTAGGCACAATGACTCCACGTAAACCAAACTCAGCACTTCGTAAGTATGCCCGTGTTCGTCTGACGAACCGTCTTGAGGTGACTGCTTACATTCCGGGGATCGGACACAACCTTCAAGAGCACAGCGTAGTATTGCTGCGCGGAGGTAAAGTTAAAGACCTTGCAGGGGTTCGTTACCACATCGTTCGTGGTGCACTGGATACTGCAGGTGTTGCTAACCGGATGCAGGCTCGCTCCAAATATGGTGCGAAACGTCCTAAGGCCAAGAAATAA
- a CDS encoding ribosomal L7Ae/L30e/S12e/Gadd45 family protein, whose amino-acid sequence MTDDRGLQDAQVKIGSKQTVKAVEMGQAAEVYVAEDGDQRLTSRIVLLCNKQGVKVTYVDTMLNLGKACGIEVGAAMAAVLKQ is encoded by the coding sequence ATGACTGATGATAGAGGGTTACAGGATGCTCAGGTCAAGATCGGTTCCAAGCAAACCGTCAAGGCGGTGGAGATGGGCCAAGCCGCAGAAGTCTATGTGGCGGAGGACGGAGATCAACGGCTTACTTCCAGGATTGTGTTGCTTTGCAACAAACAAGGCGTTAAGGTAACCTATGTGGATACCATGCTGAATTTGGGCAAGGCCTGCGGTATAGAAGTTGGTGCTGCGATGGCAGCCGTCTTAAAACAATAG
- the rpoB gene encoding DNA-directed RNA polymerase subunit beta: MAGHLVQYGRRTRRSYARIKEVLEVPNLIEIQQKSYDWFLEEGLREMFQDISPIQDFTGNLVLEFIDYSLGEPKYTVDDAKERDVTYAAPLRVKVRLINKETGEVKEQEVFMGDFPLMTETGTFIINGAERVIVSQLVRSPSVYFSTKVDKNGKKTYTATVIPNRGAWLELETDAKDIMYVRIDRTRKIPVTVLLRALGFGSDAEILELLGNDEYIRNTLDKDNTDSTEKALIEIYERLRPGEPPTLDNAKSLLVARFFDPKRYDLANVGRYKINKKLHIKNRLFNQRLAQPLVDESTGEILAESGQMVDRRLLDELIPYFEKNMAAKTYRVTGGVMDSEDIPLQTVEVFSPIEDGRVIKLIANGNIDKSVKHITQADIISSISYFINLLHGIGNTDDIDHLGNRRLRSVGELLQNQFRIGLSRMERVVRERMSIQDANAITPQALINIRPVIASIKEFFGSSQLSQFMDQTNPLAELTHKRRLSALGPGGLTRERAGFEVRDVHHSHYGRMCPIETPEGPNIGLINSLSTFARINEYGFIEAPYRWVDPKTGKVTEQIDYLTADEEDNYVVAQANVQIDEDGSFKEDQVIVRYNKDSDNITTMPSNRVDYMDVSPKQVVSVATALIPFLENDDSNRALMGSNMQRQAVPLLVPKAPLVGTGMEHKSAKDSGVCIVSKYDGIIERSSANEIWLRRVEAVEGKEVKGDIVKYKLHKFMRSNQGTCINQRPLAKRGDIVKKGDILADGPSTEMGELALGRNVVVAFMTWEGYNYEDAILLSEKLVKEDVYTSIHIEEYESEARDTKLGPEEITRDIPNVGEEALRNLDERGIIRIGAEINAGDILVGKVTPKGVTELTAEERLLHAIFGEKAREVRDTSLRVPHGSDGIIVDVKVFTRENGDELPPGVNQLVRVYIAQKRKISEGDKMAGRHGNKGVVARILPEEDMPFLPDGTPVQVVLNPLGVPSRMNIGQVLEVHLGMAALQLGIHVATPVFDGAREYDVFDTMEEAGMQRNGKTVLYDGRTGERFEREVTVGVMHMIKLAHMVDDKIHARSTGPYSLVTQQPLGGKAQFGGQRFGEMEVWALEAYGAAYTLQEILTVKSDDVVGRVKTYESIVKGENVPEPGVPESFKVLIKELQSLGMDVKILSGDEQEIEMKELDDEDETSGDKLSLNLEGAEVGIE; the protein is encoded by the coding sequence TTGGCAGGACATCTTGTTCAGTATGGTCGACGCACTCGGCGGAGCTATGCGAGAATTAAAGAGGTACTCGAGGTCCCGAACCTGATCGAGATCCAACAAAAATCTTATGACTGGTTTTTGGAGGAAGGATTGCGGGAAATGTTCCAGGACATCTCGCCGATCCAGGATTTCACAGGGAATCTGGTGCTTGAGTTCATTGATTACAGCCTGGGTGAACCGAAGTATACGGTTGACGACGCTAAAGAGCGGGACGTAACATATGCTGCTCCTCTGCGAGTGAAGGTGCGGCTCATCAATAAGGAGACCGGTGAGGTCAAAGAGCAGGAAGTGTTCATGGGAGATTTCCCTCTGATGACGGAGACCGGCACCTTTATTATCAATGGTGCGGAACGGGTAATTGTCAGCCAGTTGGTTCGCTCTCCAAGCGTCTATTTCAGCACGAAAGTGGATAAGAACGGTAAAAAAACTTACACCGCCACAGTGATTCCGAACCGCGGAGCCTGGCTGGAACTGGAGACCGACGCTAAGGATATTATGTATGTCCGTATCGACCGGACCCGTAAAATTCCTGTTACCGTGCTCCTGCGTGCCCTGGGCTTCGGCAGTGATGCCGAGATCCTGGAACTGCTGGGTAATGATGAATATATTCGCAATACGCTGGATAAGGACAACACGGATTCCACGGAGAAGGCGCTGATTGAGATCTACGAGCGTCTGCGTCCGGGTGAACCGCCGACGCTTGACAATGCTAAGAGCCTTCTGGTTGCGCGTTTCTTTGATCCAAAGCGCTATGACCTGGCCAATGTCGGCCGTTACAAAATCAACAAAAAGCTGCACATCAAGAATCGTCTGTTCAACCAGCGTCTGGCCCAGCCTCTGGTCGATGAGTCTACCGGAGAAATTCTGGCAGAATCCGGCCAAATGGTTGACCGTCGCCTGCTGGATGAGCTGATTCCTTATTTCGAGAAAAATATGGCTGCCAAAACCTACCGGGTTACCGGCGGAGTTATGGACAGTGAAGATATTCCGCTTCAGACGGTTGAGGTCTTCTCGCCGATTGAAGACGGCCGGGTCATCAAGCTGATTGCCAATGGCAACATTGACAAGTCGGTGAAGCATATTACCCAGGCTGATATTATCTCCTCAATCAGCTACTTTATTAATCTGCTGCACGGAATCGGCAATACGGATGATATTGACCATCTGGGTAACCGCCGTCTGCGTTCTGTTGGCGAACTGCTGCAGAATCAGTTCCGGATCGGCTTGTCCCGTATGGAGCGCGTAGTCCGTGAGAGAATGTCTATCCAGGATGCCAACGCGATTACACCGCAGGCTCTGATCAACATCCGCCCGGTCATCGCATCCATCAAAGAGTTCTTCGGAAGCTCGCAGCTGTCCCAGTTCATGGACCAGACAAACCCGCTTGCCGAGCTTACGCACAAGCGCCGTCTGTCAGCCCTCGGACCCGGCGGTCTGACCCGTGAACGCGCAGGCTTTGAAGTCCGCGACGTCCATCACAGTCACTATGGCCGCATGTGTCCTATCGAGACTCCGGAAGGTCCGAACATCGGTCTGATCAACTCCCTGTCAACCTTCGCCCGCATCAATGAATACGGCTTTATCGAAGCGCCGTACCGTTGGGTGGACCCGAAGACCGGCAAGGTTACCGAACAGATTGATTATCTGACCGCCGATGAAGAAGACAACTATGTTGTTGCACAGGCGAACGTACAGATTGATGAAGATGGCTCCTTCAAGGAAGACCAGGTTATCGTCCGTTACAATAAGGACTCGGATAACATCACTACCATGCCGAGTAACCGTGTTGACTACATGGACGTTTCACCGAAGCAGGTTGTATCGGTCGCTACGGCGCTCATTCCGTTCCTTGAGAACGATGACTCCAACCGCGCACTGATGGGATCGAACATGCAGCGCCAGGCCGTTCCGCTGCTTGTTCCGAAGGCACCGCTGGTCGGAACAGGGATGGAACACAAGTCCGCTAAGGACTCTGGTGTATGTATTGTCTCCAAATATGACGGTATTATTGAGCGCTCCTCTGCCAATGAAATCTGGCTGCGCCGTGTTGAGGCAGTCGAAGGCAAAGAAGTGAAAGGTGATATCGTTAAATATAAATTACACAAATTTATGCGTTCTAACCAGGGAACCTGCATTAACCAGCGTCCGCTGGCCAAACGCGGCGATATTGTCAAGAAGGGCGACATCCTGGCAGACGGGCCTTCCACAGAGATGGGCGAACTTGCTCTGGGCCGCAACGTAGTCGTTGCGTTCATGACCTGGGAAGGGTACAACTACGAGGATGCGATCCTGCTGAGCGAGAAGCTGGTGAAGGAGGATGTATACACTTCGATCCACATCGAGGAGTACGAATCCGAAGCCCGCGATACCAAGCTCGGTCCGGAAGAGATCACACGCGATATCCCTAACGTTGGTGAAGAGGCGCTCCGCAATCTGGATGAGCGCGGAATCATCCGCATCGGTGCCGAGATCAATGCCGGCGACATTCTGGTAGGTAAAGTTACACCGAAGGGCGTAACCGAGCTGACCGCCGAGGAACGCCTGCTGCACGCGATCTTCGGAGAGAAGGCCCGTGAAGTCCGTGACACCTCCCTGCGCGTACCGCACGGTAGTGACGGTATTATCGTGGACGTTAAGGTGTTCACCCGTGAGAACGGCGATGAGCTGCCTCCGGGTGTGAACCAGCTGGTGCGTGTCTACATCGCCCAGAAGCGTAAAATCTCTGAAGGCGATAAGATGGCCGGACGTCACGGTAACAAGGGTGTCGTTGCCCGTATCCTGCCGGAAGAGGATATGCCGTTCCTGCCGGACGGTACACCGGTACAGGTTGTCCTGAACCCGCTGGGCGTACCTTCGCGTATGAACATCGGACAGGTGCTTGAAGTCCATCTCGGGATGGCTGCACTGCAGCTCGGGATTCACGTGGCTACTCCGGTCTTCGACGGAGCACGCGAGTATGACGTGTTCGATACGATGGAAGAAGCCGGAATGCAGCGCAATGGTAAGACCGTGCTGTATGACGGACGTACAGGCGAGCGCTTCGAGCGCGAAGTTACTGTCGGCGTCATGCACATGATCAAGCTGGCTCACATGGTTGACGATAAGATTCACGCCCGTTCCACCGGTCCTTACTCTCTCGTAACGCAGCAGCCTCTGGGCGGTAAAGCCCAGTTCGGCGGACAGCGCTTTGGGGAGATGGAAGTGTGGGCGCTTGAAGCTTACGGCGCGGCCTATACCCTGCAGGAGATTCTGACAGTGAAGTCCGATGACGTGGTCGGCCGTGTGAAGACTTACGAATCCATTGTCAAAGGCGAGAATGTTCCAGAACCGGGTGTGCCTGAATCGTTCAAGGTATTGATCAAGGAACTGCAGTCCCTCGGTATGGATGTGAAGATCCTCAGCGGTGATGAGCAGGAGATCGAGATGAAGGAATTGGACGATGAGGACGAGACGTCAGGCGATAAGCTCAGCCTTAATCTGGAAGGTGCAGAGGTCGGTATCGAGTAA
- the rpoC gene encoding DNA-directed RNA polymerase subunit beta', with product MLDVNNFEFMKIGLASPEKIRSWSRGEVKKPETINYRTLKPEKEGLFCERIFGPQKDWECHCGKYKRVRYKGVVCDRCGVEVTRAKVRRERMGHIELAAPVSHIWYFKGIPSRMGLALDMSPRSLEEIIYFASYVVTDPGETPLEKKQLLSEKEYRSYREKYGYGFQAGMGAEAVKKLLQDIDIDKELEFLKEELRTAQGQRRNRAIKRLEVIEAFRNSGNKPDWMIMDVLPVIPPELRPMVQLDGGRFATSDLNDLYRRVINRNNRLKRLLDLGAPDIIVQNEKRMLQEAVDALIDNGRRGRPVTGPGNRPLKSLSHMLKGKQGRFRQNLLGKRVDYSGRSVIVVGPYLKMYQCGLPKKMALELFKPFVMKELVNKGLAHNIKSAKRKVERVSPEVWDVLEEVIREHPVLLNRAPTLHRLGIQAFEPILVEGHAIRLHPLVCTAYNADFDGDQMAVHVPLSAEAQAEARLLMLASGNILNPKDGKPVVTPSQDMVLGTFYLTMDNKEEKGTGMILRNVNEAVSAYQRGTAGLHARVAIPAKALGKTSFTEEQQNAMLITTVGKIIFNEIYPSSFPYINEATKANLLQGTPDKYFIYDKGADIRELIMNAPDASAVGKEYLGLIIARCFETYHTTQTSMILDKIKQLGFTYSTRSGVTVAVSDVIVPEEKATILKESEAKVDVVANQYRRGLITNDERYDRVIEIWSKTKDDLTNVLLKSMDRFNSIMLMVDSKARGNKSQITQLGGMRGLMATPSGRIFELPIKANFREGLTVLEYFISTHGARKGLADTALRTADSGYLTRRLVDVAQDVIVREEDCGTDKGFTVSRIQDGKEVIEDLYDRIEGRYSFETVRHPETKEIIVHRNDLIDSDKAEEIVNAGVTKLQIRSVLSCRARHGVCKKCYGRNLATGKFVEIGEAVGIIAAQSIGEPGTQLTMRTFHTGGVAGDDITQGLPRIQELFEARNPKGQATISEIDGVIKEIRETKDRREIEVQGEAESKTYSITYGSRLRVSEGQEIEAGDELTDGSIDPKEMLRIKGIRGVQNYILQEVQRVYRNQGVEINDKHIEVMIKQMLRKIRIIDAGDTSLLPGAFADIHEYEAANKEAILSGNEPAVAKPVLLGITKASLETDSFLSAASFQETTRVLTDAAIKGKVDKLLGLKENVIIGKLIPAGTGMNRYRNVKLSDPNEEASEEALETVPAE from the coding sequence TTGTTGGACGTTAACAATTTTGAATTTATGAAAATCGGGCTCGCTTCCCCGGAGAAAATTCGTTCTTGGTCCCGCGGAGAAGTAAAAAAACCGGAAACCATTAACTATCGTACATTGAAACCGGAAAAAGAGGGTCTTTTTTGCGAGCGTATTTTTGGACCGCAGAAGGACTGGGAATGTCATTGCGGTAAATACAAACGCGTCCGTTACAAAGGCGTTGTGTGCGACCGCTGCGGCGTTGAAGTAACACGCGCCAAGGTCCGCCGCGAACGCATGGGCCACATTGAGCTGGCAGCTCCTGTATCTCATATCTGGTATTTCAAAGGGATTCCAAGCCGCATGGGTCTTGCGCTGGATATGTCTCCAAGATCGCTCGAAGAGATTATCTACTTCGCATCCTATGTTGTAACTGATCCGGGAGAAACTCCGCTGGAGAAGAAGCAGCTGTTGTCCGAGAAGGAATACCGCAGCTACCGTGAGAAATACGGCTACGGCTTCCAGGCCGGCATGGGCGCTGAAGCTGTCAAAAAACTGCTGCAGGATATCGACATCGACAAAGAGCTCGAATTCCTTAAGGAAGAGCTCCGTACGGCTCAAGGCCAGCGCCGCAACCGGGCGATCAAACGCCTGGAAGTGATCGAGGCCTTCCGCAACTCCGGTAACAAGCCGGACTGGATGATCATGGATGTACTCCCGGTCATTCCTCCGGAGCTTCGCCCGATGGTTCAGCTCGACGGCGGCCGTTTTGCTACGTCTGACCTGAATGACCTGTACCGCCGTGTAATTAACCGGAACAACCGTCTGAAGAGACTGCTGGATCTCGGCGCTCCTGACATCATCGTGCAGAACGAGAAACGGATGCTTCAGGAAGCAGTGGATGCGCTGATTGATAACGGCCGCCGCGGCCGCCCTGTAACGGGTCCCGGTAACCGTCCGCTCAAATCGCTCAGCCATATGCTCAAAGGTAAGCAGGGACGTTTCCGTCAGAACCTGCTCGGTAAGCGCGTTGACTATTCCGGACGTTCCGTTATCGTCGTAGGACCTTACCTGAAGATGTACCAATGCGGTCTTCCTAAGAAGATGGCGCTGGAGCTCTTCAAGCCGTTCGTTATGAAGGAACTGGTGAATAAAGGCCTTGCCCACAACATCAAGAGCGCCAAACGCAAGGTTGAACGCGTAAGTCCAGAGGTCTGGGATGTGCTTGAAGAGGTCATCAGAGAGCACCCGGTTCTGCTGAACCGTGCCCCTACGCTGCACAGACTGGGTATCCAGGCGTTCGAGCCGATTCTGGTTGAAGGCCACGCGATCCGGCTTCATCCGCTCGTATGTACGGCATACAACGCCGACTTTGACGGTGACCAGATGGCCGTACACGTACCGCTCTCTGCAGAAGCCCAGGCTGAAGCACGCCTGCTGATGCTGGCATCCGGCAACATCCTGAACCCTAAGGACGGCAAGCCGGTTGTTACCCCTTCCCAGGACATGGTCCTTGGTACCTTCTACCTGACGATGGACAACAAGGAAGAGAAGGGTACCGGTATGATTCTGCGGAACGTTAACGAAGCTGTATCGGCTTACCAGCGCGGAACCGCAGGCCTGCACGCACGTGTGGCTATTCCTGCCAAAGCGCTCGGCAAAACCAGCTTCACCGAAGAACAGCAGAATGCAATGCTGATTACGACTGTCGGAAAGATCATCTTCAACGAGATCTATCCGAGCAGCTTCCCTTATATCAACGAAGCAACCAAGGCTAACCTGCTGCAAGGCACACCAGACAAGTACTTTATCTATGACAAGGGTGCAGATATCCGTGAGTTGATCATGAATGCTCCTGACGCCAGCGCTGTAGGTAAGGAATATCTCGGTCTGATCATTGCCCGCTGCTTCGAGACGTATCACACCACCCAGACTTCTATGATTCTGGACAAAATCAAGCAGCTCGGCTTCACCTACTCTACACGTTCCGGGGTTACGGTTGCCGTATCCGACGTTATCGTGCCAGAGGAAAAAGCAACCATTCTGAAGGAATCGGAAGCTAAGGTTGATGTCGTTGCCAACCAATACCGCCGCGGTCTGATTACCAATGATGAACGGTATGACCGTGTTATCGAGATCTGGTCGAAGACCAAGGATGATCTGACCAACGTGCTGCTGAAATCGATGGACCGCTTCAACTCCATCATGCTCATGGTTGACTCCAAGGCGCGCGGTAACAAATCGCAGATCACCCAGCTGGGCGGTATGCGCGGACTGATGGCTACCCCGTCAGGACGGATTTTTGAATTGCCGATCAAAGCGAATTTCCGTGAAGGTCTGACCGTCCTCGAGTACTTTATCTCCACCCACGGAGCGCGTAAAGGTCTGGCCGATACAGCGCTGCGTACAGCCGACTCCGGGTATCTGACCCGCCGTCTGGTTGACGTGGCCCAGGACGTTATTGTCCGCGAGGAAGATTGCGGTACCGATAAAGGCTTCACTGTCAGCCGGATTCAGGATGGTAAGGAAGTCATCGAGGATCTGTACGACCGTATTGAGGGCCGTTACTCCTTCGAGACTGTCCGTCATCCGGAGACCAAGGAGATCATCGTTCACCGTAACGATCTGATTGACTCCGACAAGGCTGAAGAGATCGTGAACGCCGGCGTGACCAAGCTGCAGATCCGCTCTGTGCTGAGCTGCCGTGCCCGTCACGGAGTCTGCAAGAAGTGCTACGGACGCAACCTGGCAACAGGCAAGTTCGTGGAAATCGGGGAAGCAGTCGGCATTATCGCCGCCCAATCTATCGGTGAACCGGGAACACAGCTTACCATGCGTACCTTCCATACCGGTGGTGTAGCCGGAGACGATATCACGCAAGGTTTGCCGCGTATCCAGGAGCTGTTTGAAGCCCGTAACCCTAAAGGTCAGGCAACAATCAGTGAAATTGACGGGGTAATCAAGGAAATCCGTGAAACCAAGGACCGCCGTGAAATCGAGGTTCAGGGTGAAGCGGAATCCAAGACCTATTCCATCACTTACGGCTCGCGTCTGCGTGTCAGCGAAGGCCAGGAGATTGAAGCCGGGGATGAGCTGACAGACGGTTCGATCGACCCTAAGGAAATGCTGCGCATCAAGGGTATCCGCGGGGTGCAGAACTACATCCTGCAGGAAGTACAGCGTGTATACCGTAACCAGGGCGTTGAGATCAATGACAAGCACATCGAAGTTATGATCAAGCAGATGCTGCGCAAAATCCGGATTATCGATGCCGGAGACACCAGCCTGCTGCCGGGTGCCTTTGCGGACATTCATGAATATGAAGCAGCCAACAAGGAAGCCATTCTGTCCGGAAATGAGCCTGCGGTTGCTAAACCGGTTCTGCTCGGGATCACTAAGGCCTCCCTGGAGACCGACTCCTTCCTGTCTGCGGCCTCCTTCCAGGAGACTACACGTGTCCTGACGGATGCAGCGATCAAGGGCAAGGTGGATAAACTCCTGGGCCTGAAAGAGAATGTTATCATCGGTAAGCTGATTCCTGCCGGTACAGGCATGAACCGCTACCGTAACGTGAAGCTGAGCGATCCGAATGAAGAGGCTAGTGAAGAAGCTCTGGAGACCGTTCCGGCTGAATAA